From a single Centropristis striata isolate RG_2023a ecotype Rhode Island chromosome 14, C.striata_1.0, whole genome shotgun sequence genomic region:
- the LOC131985163 gene encoding cytochrome c oxidase subunit 6B1-like — translation MSETEEKIKNYRTAPFDARFPNTNQTRNCFQNYLDFHRCNKALSAKDQDVAPCEWYKRVYNSLCPISWVQKWDEQVEAGSFPGKI, via the exons ATGTCTGAGACCGAGGAGAAGATCAAGAACTACAGGACGGCTCCATTCGATGCCCGCTTCCCCAACACCAACCAGACCCGCAACTGTTTCCAGAACTATCTGG ATTTCCACAGATGTAACAAAGCTCTGTCTGCCAAAGACCAGGACGTAGCTCCCTGTGAGTGGTACAAGAGGGTCTACAACAGCCTCTGCCCCATAAGCTGG GTTCAGAAATGGGACGAGCAGGTGGAGGCGGGAAGTTTCCCTGGAAAGATCTAA
- the slc2a3a gene encoding solute carrier family 2, facilitated glucose transporter member 3a, which produces MEAQQPKQVTAYLLFSLGTAVIGSLQFGYNTGVINAPEQKLKSFFNNTWYERYGKEIEPGVCTIVWSIAVAIFSVGGMVGSFSVGVMANRFGRRRSMFLVNSLAVIGGLLMGFSTICSSYEMVIAGRLVIGLFCGLFTGLTPMYVGEVSPTPLRGAFGTLHQLGVVVGILIAQVFGLEALLGSDKLWPLLLALTVAPAVLQCILLPFCPESPRFLLINLKQEEQARKALVRLRGSEDVSKDLQEMKEESAKMAMEKKVTILELFRSAAYRQPLLIAVMLQLSQQLSGINAVFYYSTGIFESAGVKKPIYATIGAGVVNTIFTVVSLFLVEKAGRRTLHLLGLGGMAVSALLMTVSLLLKHIPAMSYMAIIAVMLFVAMFELGPGPIPWFIVAELFSQGPRPAAMAVAGCCNWTANFLVGMSFPKLEELCGPWVFLIFTTFLVLFFIFTFLTVPETRGKTFDEIARHFSGAPPTSTSVEDPPASASTATTLPASPVKEKVPLVEAAAAAAPPAAAESTPLEDKSQSTVQESV; this is translated from the exons ATGGAAGCACAG CAACCTAAGCAGGTGACGGCTTATCTCCTGTTCTCTCTCGGCACGGCGGTCATCGGCTCGCTGCAGTTCGGCTACAACACAGGAGTCATCAACGCTCCGGAGCAG AAACTAAAATCTTTCTTCAACAATACCTGGTATGAGCGCTATGGGAAGGAAATCGAACCGGGGGTCTGCACCATCGTGTGGAGTATCGCCGTGGCCATCTTCAGCGTGGGCGGTATGGTGGGCTCCTTCAGCGTGGGCGTCATGGCCAACCGATTCGGCAG gcgGCGCTCCATGTTCCTGGTGAACTCCCTGGCGGTGATCGGTGGCCTCCTCATGGGTTTCTCCACCATCTGCTCCTCCTATGAGATGGTGATAGCGGGGCGTCTGGTGATCGGTCTGTTCTGCGGTCTCTTCACCGGTCTGACCCCCATGTACGTGGGGGAGGTGTCCCCCACCCCGCTGAGAGGAGCCTTCGGGACGCTCCACCAgctgggggtggtggtgggcaTCCTCATCGCTCAG GTCTTCGGTCTGGAGGCTCTGCTGGGCTCCGACAAGCTGTGGCCCCTGCTGCTGGCCCTCACCGTGGCCCCCGCCGTGCTGCAGTGCATCCTGCTGCCCTTCTGTCCCGAGAGTCCTCGTTTCCTCCTCATCAACCTGAAACAGGAGGAGCAGGCTCGCAAAG cGCTGGTGCGTCTGCGCGGCAGCGAGGACGTGAGTAAAGACCTgcaggagatgaaggaggagaGCGCCAAGATGGCGATGGAGAAGAAGGTGACCATCCTGGAGCTGTTCCGCTCTGCAGCCTACAGACAACCACTGCTGATAGCCGTCATGCTGCAACTCAGCCAGCAGCTGTCAGGGATCAACgct gtgTTCTACTACTCGACGGGGATCTTTGAGTCGGCCGGTGTGAAGAAGCCGATCTACGCCACCATCGGCGCCGGCGTGGTCAACACCATCTTCACAGTCGTCTCT cTCTTCCTGGTGGAGAAGGCGGGACGGAGGACTCTCCACCTGCTGGGTCTGGGCGGCATGGCGGTCAGCGCTCTGCTCATGACcgtctctctgctgctg AAACACATCCCAGCCATGAGCTACATGGCCATCATCGCCGTCATGCTGTTTGTGGCCATGTTTGAGCTCGGCCCCGGTCCCATCCCGTGGTTCATCGTGGCCGAGCTCTTCTCCCAGGGCCCGCGGCCCGCCGCCATGGCCGTGGCCGGCTGCTGCAACTGGACCGCCAACTTCCTGGTGGGAATGAGTTTCCCCAAACTAGAG GAGTTGTGCGGGCCCTGGGTCTTCCTCATCTTCACCACCTTCCTCgtcctcttcttcatcttcaccTTCCTCACCGTCCCGGAGACGAGGGGCAAGACCTTCGACGAGATCGCCCGCCACTTCAGCGGCGCTcctcccacctccacctccgTGGAGGACCCTCCTGCCAGCGCCAGCACCGCCACCACGCTGCCCGCCTCTCCGGTGAAGGAGAAGGTCCCGCTGGTGgaagcggcggcggcggcggctcCGCCTGCTGCGGCTGAAAGCACGCCGCTGGAGGATAAATCCCAGTCGACGGTGCAGGAGAGCGTGTAG